A portion of the Marinobacter alexandrii genome contains these proteins:
- a CDS encoding response regulator, with product MKDKLKLILLVDDNKDDNFFHKKAIEKADAAEEVAECVNGLDALDFLLNRGNYEGIGKSYPRPDLIFLDINMPKMNGWEFLEEYEKLSDDTKGGPVVVMLTTSVNPRDREKMKKFRITKDFLSKPLTESDVRKIVEEYIVK from the coding sequence ATGAAAGATAAACTTAAATTGATCTTATTGGTAGACGACAATAAGGATGATAATTTTTTTCATAAAAAAGCGATAGAAAAAGCCGATGCAGCTGAAGAGGTTGCGGAGTGTGTCAATGGCTTGGATGCTTTGGATTTTTTATTAAATCGTGGGAACTATGAAGGTATCGGAAAGTCATACCCCAGACCCGATCTGATCTTTCTTGATATCAATATGCCGAAGATGAATGGGTGGGAATTTTTAGAAGAATATGAAAAACTCTCGGACGATACAAAAGGAGGACCTGTAGTAGTTATGTTAACTACATCGGTCAACCCCAGAGATAGAGAAAAGATGAAAAAATTCAGAATAACAAAAGATTTTTTATCGAAACCTCTAACAGAAAGTGATGTGAGAAAAATAGTGGAAGAATATATAGTAAAATGA
- a CDS encoding biliverdin-producing heme oxygenase, whose translation MSEIPLYLTNLRNATRKAHERLELLTESDLFFEQPSKAYYSKLLQTHYYHHLTIAKHTTAIANDGNKILDWPDCIRLDALRKDLSQLGVEVSDSIDISTTKPAAYVVGLCYVSEGSCMGNQMMLQALKKHEEFNSWQASYFFESCKKDFGIRWKSFLEAMHPYGEHDYDKLESGSLHGFELFEKIWLDQSI comes from the coding sequence ATGAGTGAGATTCCTCTGTACCTGACGAATTTACGTAACGCTACACGCAAGGCACATGAGCGCTTAGAGCTTTTAACTGAAAGTGATCTTTTTTTTGAGCAACCCAGCAAAGCCTATTATTCCAAACTATTGCAAACCCACTATTATCACCATTTAACCATTGCCAAACATACGACCGCAATTGCCAATGATGGTAATAAGATACTGGACTGGCCTGATTGTATTCGGTTGGACGCTCTAAGAAAAGATTTAAGCCAACTGGGAGTTGAAGTTTCTGATTCCATAGACATATCTACAACCAAACCAGCAGCTTACGTTGTTGGACTTTGTTATGTCTCTGAGGGATCATGTATGGGCAATCAGATGATGCTCCAAGCCTTAAAAAAACATGAGGAATTTAATTCATGGCAAGCGAGTTACTTTTTTGAATCGTGTAAAAAGGATTTCGGCATTCGATGGAAATCATTTCTGGAGGCAATGCACCCTTACGGTGAGCATGACTATGATAAATTAGAATCTGGAAGTCTACATGGCTTTGAGTTATTCGAAAAAATATGGTTGGATCAAAGCATTTAG
- a CDS encoding uracil-DNA glycosylase family protein, with translation MQELLSEIRKCTICADYLELGANPVLSAHPQSKVMIIGQAPGAVVHKTGIPWDDKSGERLRQWLDVDKSTFYDPQEIALIPMGFCYPGKGKTGDLPPRPECAPQWHDSLFKQMNKSKLIILIGTYAQAYYLKETRKRTLTDTVKNYSEYLPDYFVLPHPSPRNNIWMKKNEWFEEELLPVLKEQVNNIFSISRL, from the coding sequence ATGCAGGAGCTTTTAAGCGAAATAAGGAAGTGCACGATATGTGCCGATTATCTGGAGCTGGGGGCAAACCCAGTTCTCTCAGCACATCCTCAAAGTAAAGTCATGATTATTGGACAAGCCCCAGGAGCTGTTGTGCATAAAACAGGTATTCCATGGGATGATAAGAGTGGAGAACGACTAAGACAGTGGTTAGATGTTGATAAATCAACATTCTATGACCCTCAAGAAATAGCACTAATTCCTATGGGGTTTTGCTATCCTGGAAAAGGAAAAACAGGAGATCTTCCACCCAGACCTGAATGCGCTCCTCAGTGGCATGATTCCCTCTTTAAGCAGATGAATAAGTCAAAGTTGATTATTCTGATTGGAACATATGCACAGGCCTATTATCTAAAAGAAACGAGGAAGAGGACGTTGACAGATACGGTGAAAAACTATTCCGAATACTTACCTGACTATTTTGTTTTGCCACATCCTTCTCCAAGGAATAATATATGGATGAAAAAAAATGAATGGTTTGAAGAGGAATTGCTTCCGGTATTAAAAGAACAGGTAAATAATATTTTTAGCATAAGTAGATTATGA
- the hisIE gene encoding bifunctional phosphoribosyl-AMP cyclohydrolase/phosphoribosyl-ATP diphosphatase HisIE has translation MTNSKLETNNSQLIPAIIQHAQTNQVLMLGYMNEESLEKTNKEGKVTFFSRSKQRLWTKGETSGNFLNVVSIAEDCDNDTYLIKVMPEGGTCHKGTYTCFGDKEPAGFLHELQGVINSRKENLSEKSYTTELFKKGTKKIAQKVGEEATEVILEAMDGKKGLLIEESSDLFYHFLVLLADQGLKLEDVEAKLMERHQR, from the coding sequence ATGACTAACTCAAAACTCGAGACTAACAACTCTCAATTAATTCCCGCAATCATCCAGCATGCACAAACCAATCAGGTGTTGATGCTTGGCTACATGAATGAAGAATCATTAGAAAAAACCAATAAGGAAGGAAAAGTGACATTCTTTAGTCGGTCTAAGCAAAGGTTGTGGACCAAAGGAGAAACCTCCGGTAATTTTCTGAATGTAGTAAGCATAGCAGAAGACTGTGACAATGACACTTATCTCATTAAAGTAATGCCCGAAGGCGGGACGTGTCATAAAGGAACTTATACCTGTTTTGGGGACAAAGAACCCGCTGGATTTCTACATGAACTGCAGGGAGTCATTAATTCTAGAAAAGAAAATCTTTCTGAAAAGTCTTACACTACAGAACTCTTTAAAAAAGGCACAAAGAAGATCGCTCAGAAAGTAGGTGAAGAAGCAACTGAAGTGATTTTGGAAGCTATGGATGGAAAAAAGGGCCTATTGATTGAAGAATCGTCTGATCTATTCTATCATTTTCTAGTATTACTCGCAGATCAGGGATTGAAGCTAGAAGATGTGGAAGCTAAACTAATGGAAAGGCATCAACGATAG
- the hisF gene encoding imidazole glycerol phosphate synthase subunit HisF: MLKKRIIPCLDIKDGQTVKGVNFVDIRNAGDPIELAKRYVKEGADELVFLDITATVDRRKTFVKLVEQIAHEINIPFTVGGGISSVEDAAVLVKAGADKISVNSAAVRRPELVQEIAHEFGSQFIVVAIDAGLVNGEWKVFVKGGREATDLDVYEWAKKVESLGAGEILLTSMQNDGTKKGFALELTDKLSKDLNIPVIASGGAGSSEHFADVFEQTKATGALAASVFHFGEIPIPKLKEFLRNQNIEIRI; the protein is encoded by the coding sequence ATGCTTAAGAAAAGAATCATACCATGCCTTGATATCAAAGATGGGCAAACCGTCAAGGGTGTCAATTTTGTGGACATAAGGAACGCCGGTGATCCAATAGAACTAGCCAAGCGCTACGTAAAAGAAGGAGCTGATGAGCTGGTATTCTTAGACATCACAGCTACCGTGGATAGACGAAAAACATTTGTGAAATTAGTAGAGCAAATTGCCCATGAAATCAATATCCCTTTCACAGTGGGTGGTGGTATATCTTCGGTAGAAGATGCTGCAGTTTTAGTAAAAGCAGGAGCAGATAAAATAAGTGTTAATTCCGCTGCGGTTAGACGACCAGAATTAGTACAAGAGATTGCTCATGAATTCGGCAGTCAATTTATCGTGGTAGCCATTGATGCCGGGCTTGTAAATGGCGAGTGGAAAGTGTTTGTCAAAGGAGGAAGAGAGGCTACAGACTTAGATGTATATGAGTGGGCAAAAAAAGTTGAATCTTTAGGTGCTGGTGAGATACTGCTTACTTCCATGCAAAATGATGGCACAAAGAAAGGCTTTGCTTTAGAGCTAACCGATAAGCTGTCAAAGGATTTAAACATCCCTGTCATTGCCTCTGGGGGAGCAGGCTCAAGTGAACATTTTGCAGACGTATTTGAACAAACCAAAGCGACAGGAGCACTTGCTGCTAGTGTCTTTCACTTCGGAGAAATTCCTATTCCTAAACTCAAAGAGTTTCTTAGAAATCAGAATATAGAAATCAGAATATAG
- the hisA gene encoding 1-(5-phosphoribosyl)-5-[(5-phosphoribosylamino)methylideneamino]imidazole-4-carboxamide isomerase, whose translation MRSDLNFKIASSVYRRIRNDDNIRIMRIIPAIDIIEGKCVRLSKGDYDTKKIYNEDPLEVAKSFEDAGLQYLHLVDLDGAKEKHIVNWKVLEKLATKTNLQIDFGGGIKSDQDLKIAFESGAQQITGGSIAVKEPVLFSSWITAYGADKIILGADALDGKISISGWQEGTDQQIEEFIEGYVEKGIEYVISTDISKDGMLEGPSFELYDSILQKLPDLKLIASGGVSSIDDLVKLKENGLEGTIVGKAIYENRVTLKELSEINA comes from the coding sequence ATGCGAAGCGATCTCAATTTCAAGATTGCTTCATCCGTCTACCGGCGGATTCGCAATGACGATAATATTAGAATTATGCGAATAATACCAGCCATAGACATCATTGAAGGAAAGTGTGTACGTCTTTCAAAAGGGGATTACGACACGAAGAAAATTTACAACGAAGATCCTTTAGAGGTAGCAAAGTCATTTGAAGACGCTGGCCTTCAGTATTTACACCTTGTAGATCTGGATGGTGCTAAGGAGAAACATATTGTCAATTGGAAAGTGCTTGAAAAGCTTGCTACGAAAACCAATTTACAGATTGATTTTGGCGGTGGTATCAAATCGGATCAAGATTTAAAAATCGCTTTCGAAAGTGGTGCTCAACAGATTACTGGCGGAAGTATTGCTGTAAAAGAACCTGTACTTTTTAGTAGCTGGATTACTGCCTATGGTGCAGACAAAATCATTCTAGGGGCGGATGCCTTAGATGGAAAGATTTCGATTTCAGGATGGCAAGAAGGGACTGACCAGCAAATTGAAGAATTTATCGAAGGTTATGTCGAGAAAGGTATCGAATATGTAATCTCTACGGATATTTCAAAAGATGGGATGCTAGAAGGTCCTTCCTTTGAGCTCTATGATTCCATTCTTCAGAAACTTCCCGATCTGAAGTTGATTGCCAGCGGTGGTGTGAGTTCTATAGATGATTTAGTTAAACTAAAAGAGAATGGATTAGAAGGCACTATTGTGGGTAAGGCTATTTATGAGAATAGAGTGACTTTAAAAGAACTATCAGAAATCAATGCTTAA
- the hisH gene encoding imidazole glycerol phosphate synthase subunit HisH, with protein MVAIVKYNAGNIRSVKNVLDRIGVESVITDDPNSLRSAEKVIFPGVGEAGTAMSYLKERGLDEVIKSLKQPFLGICLGMQLMCTHSEEKDTECLGIFKEHVKKFPPMGIVPHMGWNDFAEAKGSLFEGIQKTDNVYFVHSYYAEIGEDTVGTTDYLVPFTSALQKDNFYGVQFHPEKSADVGAKLIKNFLKL; from the coding sequence TTGGTCGCTATAGTTAAATACAACGCTGGAAACATCCGCTCCGTGAAGAATGTACTTGATCGTATCGGTGTAGAGTCCGTCATAACCGATGACCCTAATAGCTTAAGGAGTGCAGAAAAGGTGATTTTTCCTGGTGTTGGAGAGGCAGGCACAGCAATGAGCTACTTGAAGGAAAGAGGTCTTGATGAAGTGATCAAATCATTGAAGCAGCCTTTTCTGGGTATTTGCCTAGGGATGCAATTGATGTGTACCCACTCTGAGGAAAAAGACACTGAATGCTTGGGTATTTTCAAGGAACACGTAAAGAAATTTCCTCCAATGGGTATTGTACCTCATATGGGGTGGAATGATTTTGCTGAGGCAAAAGGATCCCTATTCGAAGGGATACAAAAAACTGACAATGTGTACTTTGTTCATAGCTATTATGCAGAGATTGGAGAAGATACTGTTGGCACAACAGATTACCTCGTTCCATTCACTTCAGCTCTGCAAAAAGATAATTTTTATGGTGTCCAATTTCATCCGGAGAAGTCTGCGGATGTAGGAGCGAAGTTGATTAAGAATTTTTTAAAATTATGA
- the hisC gene encoding histidinol-phosphate transaminase, which yields MFDINKITRQNVKALKPYSSARDEFDGIAEISLDANENPYGFGLNRYPDASLKELKSTFGQYRNVETDRLIFGNGSDELIDLLIRAFCVPGEDKIVMFPPTFSMYSVAAAVNDVEVVKDSLNENFQIDFERLEPKLRDDNLKIIFICSPNNPTGNSIDTSAIKKITQSFNGLVVVDEAYIDFAGNSLISDNTPNLFILQTFSKALGLAGARLGIGIGSKEVINVLNKIKPPYNVNSLTQQKAIDMLNRPELIKKQVEILIDERRKMEKALSDIPIVKKIYPSDANFLLVEFDDPKKVYTDLMSKGIVVRDRSGQVSNTLRITIGTPEENQRLIAALKEDHYEEKGRIGRCVRATSETKIKIEVNLDDPSTTSISTGVAFFDHMLDQIARHGAIGLHVEVEGDIQIDTHHTIEDTALAIGSAFNDALKDRKGIERYGFLLPMDDCLSQVAIDFGGRPWLEWDADFKATHVGEMPTEMVSHFFKSFSDTARCNLNIKAEGENDHHKIESIFKAFARAIKMAVRKDDSGIMPSTKGVL from the coding sequence ATGTTTGATATAAATAAAATAACGCGCCAAAATGTAAAAGCGTTAAAGCCTTACTCCAGTGCTCGTGATGAGTTTGATGGAATTGCAGAAATCTCATTAGATGCCAATGAAAATCCATATGGATTTGGCCTTAATCGTTACCCTGATGCTTCACTAAAGGAATTAAAATCAACTTTCGGCCAATACAGAAATGTTGAAACAGATCGCCTGATCTTCGGTAATGGTAGTGATGAATTAATCGATTTGCTTATTAGAGCATTTTGCGTGCCGGGCGAGGATAAAATAGTGATGTTCCCACCTACTTTTAGCATGTATAGTGTGGCTGCTGCTGTCAATGATGTGGAAGTGGTCAAAGATTCGTTAAATGAAAATTTCCAAATTGATTTTGAAAGGCTAGAACCCAAACTAAGAGATGACAACCTAAAGATCATCTTCATTTGCTCTCCGAATAACCCAACTGGAAACAGCATAGATACGTCTGCCATTAAAAAAATCACACAATCATTTAATGGGTTAGTGGTTGTTGATGAGGCATATATTGACTTTGCAGGTAATAGTTTAATAAGTGACAATACCCCGAATCTTTTTATTCTACAGACATTTTCAAAAGCTCTGGGACTCGCTGGAGCTAGATTAGGGATTGGCATTGGGTCTAAAGAAGTGATTAACGTCCTCAACAAAATCAAACCTCCATACAATGTCAATTCCTTAACTCAGCAAAAAGCCATTGATATGCTTAACCGGCCTGAGTTAATCAAAAAGCAGGTCGAAATATTGATTGATGAGCGTCGAAAAATGGAGAAAGCATTGAGTGATATTCCAATAGTTAAGAAAATTTATCCATCAGACGCCAATTTCCTCCTCGTTGAATTTGATGACCCCAAAAAAGTCTACACTGATTTAATGTCAAAAGGGATCGTCGTGAGAGATCGCTCAGGTCAGGTATCAAATACACTTAGAATCACAATTGGAACCCCAGAAGAAAATCAACGCCTGATTGCTGCGCTTAAAGAAGATCACTACGAGGAGAAAGGCAGAATAGGAAGATGTGTTAGAGCAACTTCTGAAACCAAGATCAAAATTGAGGTAAACCTCGATGACCCTAGCACAACTTCCATTTCTACAGGAGTAGCCTTCTTTGATCATATGCTAGATCAAATCGCTAGACATGGAGCGATAGGTTTGCATGTAGAGGTTGAAGGTGATATTCAAATTGACACTCATCATACCATAGAAGACACAGCCCTTGCAATAGGCTCTGCATTTAATGATGCATTAAAAGATCGAAAAGGTATTGAGAGATATGGTTTTCTCTTACCAATGGACGATTGTTTATCGCAGGTCGCTATTGATTTTGGAGGTCGTCCATGGTTGGAGTGGGATGCTGACTTTAAAGCGACGCATGTTGGAGAAATGCCCACCGAAATGGTATCTCATTTTTTTAAATCATTTTCTGATACGGCTAGATGCAATTTGAATATTAAAGCAGAAGGAGAAAATGATCATCATAAAATTGAGTCCATTTTTAAAGCTTTCGCTCGGGCTATCAAAATGGCGGTAAGAAAAGACGATAGTGGAATTATGCCCTCTACTAAAGGAGTACTCTAA
- the hisD gene encoding histidinol dehydrogenase has protein sequence MKNIKYPEPSIWASICKRPTFDLSELEGKVKTILADVKDRGDSALLEMGEKFDGVKLDSVSIELSSMAFKIDEELASAIQIAKSNIEKFHLSQNEEVQIIETMPGVSCWRKSVGIQNVGLYIPGGSAPLFSTLLMLAIPAKIANCKNIVVCTPPTKEGKLNEVIGWTCKLLGIEKVFLTGGAQAIAAMTFGTESIPQVDKIFGPGNQYVTAAKQLAQNYGVAIDMPAGPSEVLIIADDSAYPEFIAADLLSQAEHGPDSQVVLVSDSEVLISRVEQEIIKQVEDLPRKDIAKKALENSQSVLVKNLNEAVLFSNEYAPEHLIIATANAEEIGERITIAGSIFLGNWSCESAGDYASGTNHTLPTNGYARNYSGVSLDSFVKKITFQKLNEQGIQNLGPAIEKMAAAEQLEAHKNAVSLRLEKIKNLPPTHSKGGVRDEQFPLTEGARGRESDKHYYYNKSLKDKAKKLRNESTIAEATLWKYVLRASGLGYPFKRQRPIGNYIVDFVSIPLKLIIEVDGITHSYEEMTVKDEIKQKELEDLGFTIIRITDDSILSNVDRVRSYLSEEIKNLPLNPPPKEENKI, from the coding sequence ATGAAAAACATAAAATATCCAGAACCCAGCATTTGGGCTTCCATTTGCAAACGTCCCACATTCGATCTCTCAGAATTGGAAGGAAAGGTTAAAACAATCCTTGCTGATGTCAAAGATCGAGGCGATAGTGCGCTACTTGAAATGGGAGAAAAATTTGATGGAGTAAAACTTGACTCAGTTTCGATCGAATTGAGTTCAATGGCATTCAAAATAGATGAAGAACTAGCTAGTGCTATCCAAATTGCTAAATCCAATATTGAAAAGTTCCACCTCTCTCAGAATGAGGAAGTCCAGATAATCGAAACCATGCCTGGGGTCAGTTGCTGGCGCAAAAGTGTAGGCATTCAAAATGTAGGTTTATATATTCCAGGTGGATCAGCTCCTCTATTCTCTACCCTGCTCATGCTTGCTATTCCTGCAAAAATTGCTAATTGTAAAAACATCGTTGTTTGCACACCGCCGACAAAAGAAGGAAAACTTAATGAAGTCATTGGATGGACCTGTAAGCTCTTAGGAATAGAGAAAGTATTCCTAACAGGAGGAGCTCAGGCTATAGCAGCAATGACCTTTGGGACCGAGTCTATTCCTCAAGTTGATAAAATTTTTGGCCCGGGAAATCAGTATGTAACAGCAGCTAAACAACTAGCACAAAATTATGGCGTAGCTATAGACATGCCAGCAGGTCCTAGTGAAGTATTGATCATTGCTGATGATTCTGCTTATCCTGAATTTATTGCAGCAGATTTGCTTTCTCAAGCAGAACATGGACCTGATAGTCAGGTTGTGCTGGTTAGTGATTCTGAGGTTTTAATCTCCAGAGTTGAACAGGAAATAATCAAACAAGTTGAAGACCTGCCAAGAAAAGACATTGCAAAAAAAGCGTTAGAAAACAGTCAATCAGTTTTAGTTAAAAACCTGAATGAAGCAGTTTTGTTTAGTAATGAATACGCCCCAGAACACCTCATCATTGCTACGGCAAATGCTGAAGAGATAGGAGAACGAATCACAATTGCTGGAAGTATCTTCCTTGGTAATTGGAGCTGTGAAAGCGCTGGAGATTATGCAAGTGGAACAAATCACACTTTACCAACTAATGGTTATGCTCGTAACTACAGCGGAGTATCGCTGGATAGTTTTGTAAAAAAAATCACGTTCCAAAAGCTTAATGAACAAGGCATCCAGAATCTCGGCCCAGCTATCGAAAAAATGGCAGCAGCAGAGCAGCTAGAGGCACATAAAAATGCAGTTAGTTTGAGGTTAGAGAAGATAAAAAACCTCCCCCCCACCCACTCCAAAGGGGGAGTTAGGGACGAACAATTCCCCCTCACTGAGGGGGCAAGGGGGAGGGAAAGTGATAAACATTATTACTACAATAAAAGCCTTAAAGACAAAGCAAAAAAACTCAGAAACGAATCTACAATTGCGGAAGCAACACTATGGAAATATGTTCTTCGTGCTAGCGGTTTAGGCTATCCTTTCAAAAGACAAAGACCTATTGGAAACTATATTGTAGATTTTGTTTCAATTCCATTAAAACTAATTATAGAAGTGGATGGTATTACTCACAGCTATGAAGAGATGACTGTGAAAGATGAGATAAAACAAAAAGAGCTTGAAGATTTAGGGTTCACAATCATTAGAATCACTGATGATTCAATTCTTAGCAATGTAGACAGAGTAAGAAGTTATTTATCAGAAGAAATTAAAAATCTACCCCTTAATCCCCCTCCAAAGGAGGAGAATAAAATTTGA
- the hisG gene encoding ATP phosphoribosyltransferase: MNQVLKIAVQKSGRLNEKSMGLLKECGIKINNGGKLMSTASNFPLEVFYLRDDDIPQYVAEGVADIGIVGENEYLEKQQPVTIINRTGFSKCRLSLAIRREEEYTGLEWFSGKRIATSYPIILKNFLEKNNINATVEVISGSVEIAPGIGLAEAVFDIVSTGSTLLANGLKEVEVALKSEALLVANTMLTSEKKQILDKLLFRIEAVKSAKQNKYILLNAPNNQLNNIINLLPGMRSPTVLPLADEGWSSVHSVIKEDDFWDVIDQLKEKGAEGILVCPIEKMIV; encoded by the coding sequence ATGAATCAGGTACTAAAAATAGCCGTACAGAAAAGCGGCCGTCTCAACGAGAAAAGCATGGGCTTACTCAAGGAGTGTGGAATTAAAATAAATAATGGAGGCAAACTGATGTCCACGGCTTCCAATTTCCCTTTGGAAGTCTTCTACCTGCGAGATGATGATATTCCTCAATATGTAGCAGAAGGCGTTGCAGATATCGGGATTGTGGGAGAAAATGAATACCTAGAGAAACAGCAGCCGGTAACAATAATTAATCGGACAGGATTTTCTAAGTGTCGTTTATCTCTGGCTATTCGAAGAGAAGAAGAGTATACAGGACTTGAGTGGTTTTCGGGTAAACGAATTGCGACAAGTTACCCCATTATCTTAAAGAATTTTCTCGAAAAGAATAACATCAATGCAACCGTGGAAGTAATAAGCGGTAGTGTTGAGATAGCTCCTGGAATTGGGCTAGCTGAGGCTGTCTTCGATATCGTGAGTACAGGAAGTACATTGCTAGCGAACGGATTAAAAGAAGTAGAGGTTGCGCTGAAAAGTGAGGCGCTATTGGTAGCGAATACCATGTTGACCTCCGAAAAGAAACAAATACTTGATAAGCTTTTATTTCGAATTGAAGCAGTCAAATCAGCCAAACAGAATAAGTACATTCTGCTAAACGCTCCTAACAATCAGCTTAATAATATTATCAATTTGCTACCGGGCATGAGGAGTCCTACCGTTTTGCCACTTGCCGATGAAGGATGGAGCAGCGTACATAGTGTTATCAAAGAAGATGATTTTTGGGATGTGATTGACCAGCTCAAAGAAAAAGGTGCAGAAGGCATTTTAGTTTGCCCAATTGAAAAGATGATTGTGTAA
- a CDS encoding superoxide dismutase, which produces MAFELPNLPYAHDALEPHIDAKTMEIHHGKHHAAYVSKVNAAIEGADMDGKSIEDLCKNHSDNAAVRNNGGGHFNHTLFWSVMSPNGGGEPSGALADAINSAFGSFDKFKEEFSNAAATRFGSGWAWLCKNSDGSVSVCSTANQDNPLMPEAGCSGTPILGLDVWEHAYYLNYQNRRPDYINAFFNVVNWDAVGEKFAG; this is translated from the coding sequence ATGGCTTTTGAATTACCAAACCTACCGTATGCACATGATGCATTAGAACCACACATTGATGCAAAAACCATGGAAATACATCATGGTAAACACCATGCTGCCTATGTTTCCAAAGTTAATGCAGCCATTGAAGGGGCAGATATGGATGGAAAATCCATAGAAGATCTGTGCAAGAATCACTCCGATAATGCAGCAGTAAGAAATAACGGAGGTGGTCACTTTAATCACACACTTTTTTGGTCGGTTATGAGTCCAAACGGTGGTGGTGAACCTTCAGGTGCTCTAGCAGATGCAATCAATTCAGCTTTCGGATCATTTGACAAGTTCAAAGAAGAGTTCAGCAATGCCGCGGCTACTCGATTTGGTAGTGGATGGGCATGGTTATGCAAGAATAGTGATGGATCAGTGTCAGTTTGCTCGACTGCCAATCAGGACAATCCTTTGATGCCTGAGGCAGGATGTTCAGGAACACCTATCTTAGGATTAGACGTGTGGGAGCACGCGTACTACTTAAATTATCAAAATAGACGTCCAGATTACATTAATGCTTTTTTTAATGTGGTAAATTGGGATGCTGTAGGAGAAAAATTCGCTGGATAA